A single window of Streptomyces griseoviridis DNA harbors:
- a CDS encoding universal stress protein gives MGTDHDDTRCDGPVVVGVDGSPGAAAAVRWAAREAAERTVPLRVVCSVQDLARGARRLPGLGRPALETGRDLVAAAESGATRAEPGLSVRTSVSREPAPAALADAAGSTGTVVVGARGSGGFAGLMPGSVGLRTAARAHGPVVVVRGTVGVPSPAGENVSTGTVLVGGRDASDLDVLRFAARAARRRKSSVRLFSAWSMLENAGPSVTLLDGPRAIAAAEAAAVGRLTALLRAEFPGLTVAEDIVHTPSAAGSLVEASAHADLLVLGARRPRTAPGVALGPITHALLHHSHCPVAVVRHH, from the coding sequence ATGGGCACCGATCACGACGACACCCGCTGTGACGGACCGGTGGTCGTCGGCGTGGACGGGTCGCCCGGAGCCGCCGCGGCCGTCCGTTGGGCCGCGCGGGAGGCGGCGGAGCGGACCGTTCCGCTGCGTGTCGTCTGCTCCGTCCAGGACCTCGCCCGCGGTGCGCGTCGGCTCCCCGGCCTCGGGCGACCGGCCCTCGAGACCGGTCGTGACCTGGTGGCGGCGGCGGAATCGGGTGCCACCCGCGCCGAGCCCGGCCTGTCGGTAAGGACCTCGGTGAGCCGGGAACCCGCGCCGGCCGCCCTGGCCGACGCGGCGGGGAGCACCGGCACCGTGGTGGTCGGCGCACGGGGGAGCGGAGGCTTCGCGGGCCTGATGCCGGGCTCGGTCGGCCTGCGGACGGCGGCCCGCGCGCACGGGCCGGTCGTCGTGGTCCGCGGCACGGTCGGCGTACCGTCGCCCGCCGGTGAGAACGTCTCCACGGGGACGGTGCTCGTCGGGGGACGCGACGCGAGCGACCTCGACGTCCTGCGCTTCGCCGCGCGGGCCGCTCGGCGCCGGAAGTCGTCCGTACGGCTGTTCAGCGCGTGGTCGATGCTGGAGAACGCCGGCCCCTCGGTCACCCTGCTCGACGGCCCGCGAGCCATCGCCGCGGCCGAGGCCGCCGCCGTGGGCCGGCTGACGGCCTTGCTCCGCGCCGAGTTCCCCGGCCTCACCGTCGCCGAGGACATCGTCCACACCCCGTCCGCGGCGGGTTCGCTGGTCGAGGCGTCCGCCCACGCGGATCTGCTGGTGCTCGGCGCCCGCCGTCCCCGTACGGCACCCGGAGTGGCACTCGGGCCGATCACACACGCCCTGCTGCACCACTCCCACTGCCCCGTCGCAGTCGTCCGGCACCACTGA
- a CDS encoding CBS domain-containing protein — protein MTSNHRLVADLMTPDVITVRDDTTFKEIAGLLAEYGITAVPVVDDENRPTGVVSEADLLRREADLLGPGEGSHIRVARSDDGTASCVAKALMTAPPVTAQPQWDVVEAARVMERHHVKRLPVVDGAGRLVGIVSRADLLRVFLRQDHAIREEIAGDVLARTLDIPTTDVTVHVVDGEVTLTGTVPRRSVLPVVAGLCRGVDGVVDVSCHLAYRVDDTADPKPAVSGAEPREVR, from the coding sequence ATGACGTCGAACCACCGGCTCGTCGCCGATCTGATGACACCCGACGTGATCACCGTCCGTGATGACACGACGTTCAAGGAGATCGCCGGGCTCCTGGCCGAGTACGGCATCACGGCCGTCCCCGTGGTCGACGACGAGAACCGCCCGACGGGCGTCGTGTCCGAGGCCGACCTGCTGCGCAGGGAGGCGGACCTGCTCGGTCCGGGAGAGGGGTCGCACATCCGCGTCGCACGGTCGGACGACGGGACGGCAAGCTGCGTCGCGAAGGCCCTGATGACCGCGCCGCCGGTCACCGCGCAGCCGCAGTGGGACGTCGTCGAGGCGGCCCGTGTCATGGAGCGGCACCATGTCAAACGCCTGCCCGTGGTGGACGGTGCCGGTCGTCTCGTCGGCATCGTCAGCCGGGCCGACCTGCTGCGGGTCTTCCTGCGCCAGGACCACGCCATCCGGGAGGAGATCGCCGGTGACGTGCTGGCCAGGACCCTGGACATCCCCACCACCGACGTGACCGTGCACGTGGTCGACGGAGAGGTCACCCTCACCGGCACGGTGCCCCGGCGCAGCGTCCTCCCGGTCGTGGCGGGCCTGTGCCGGGGCGTCGACGGTGTCGTCGACGTCAGCTGCCACCTGGCGTACCGGGTCGACGACACCGCCGACCCGAAGCCCGCGGTCAGCGGGGCGGAGCCACGCGAGGTCCGATGA